In Pseudomonas hamedanensis, a single window of DNA contains:
- the eno gene encoding phosphopyruvate hydratase, which translates to MAKIVDIKGREVLDSRGNPTVEADVLLDNGIIGSACAPSGASTGSREALELRDGDKSRYLGKGVLKAVANINGPIRDLLLGTDPSDQKALDHAMIKLDGTENKATLGANAILAVSLAAAKAAAQDQDLPLYAHIANLNGTPGVYSMPVPMMNIINGGEHADNNVDIQEFMVQPVGAKSFSEGLRMGTEIFHHLKAVLKARGLSTAVGDEGGFAPNLASNEDALKVISEAVANAGYKLGTDVTLALDCAASEFYEDGKYNLSGEGQVFTAEGFADYLKGLTERYPIISIEDGLDESDWAGWKILTDKIGEKTQLVGDDLFVTNTKILKEGIDKKIANSILIKFNQIGTLTETLEAIQMAKAAGYTAVISHRSGETEDSTIADLAVGTSAGQIKTGSLCRSDRVSKYNQLLRIEEQLNGKAKYNGRAEFRG; encoded by the coding sequence ATGGCAAAAATCGTCGACATCAAAGGTCGTGAAGTTCTCGACTCCCGTGGCAATCCCACCGTGGAAGCGGACGTGCTTCTCGACAACGGCATCATCGGCAGCGCCTGCGCGCCGTCCGGTGCATCCACTGGCTCGCGTGAAGCACTCGAGCTGCGTGATGGCGACAAGAGCCGTTACCTGGGCAAGGGCGTGCTCAAAGCGGTAGCCAACATCAACGGTCCGATCCGCGATCTGCTGCTGGGCACCGACCCAAGCGACCAGAAAGCCCTCGACCACGCGATGATCAAGCTCGACGGTACCGAAAACAAAGCGACCCTGGGCGCCAACGCCATCCTCGCGGTGTCCCTGGCTGCGGCCAAGGCGGCTGCTCAGGATCAGGACCTGCCGCTGTACGCACACATCGCCAACCTCAACGGCACCCCGGGTGTGTACTCGATGCCGGTGCCGATGATGAACATCATCAACGGTGGCGAGCACGCCGATAACAACGTCGACATCCAGGAATTCATGGTGCAGCCGGTGGGCGCCAAGTCGTTTTCGGAAGGTCTGCGCATGGGCACCGAGATTTTCCATCACTTGAAAGCCGTGCTGAAGGCCCGTGGCCTGAGCACTGCCGTTGGCGACGAAGGCGGTTTCGCACCGAACCTGGCGTCCAACGAAGACGCGCTGAAAGTGATCTCCGAAGCCGTGGCCAACGCCGGTTACAAGCTGGGCACCGACGTGACCCTGGCGCTGGACTGCGCCGCGAGCGAGTTCTACGAAGACGGCAAATACAACCTGTCCGGCGAAGGCCAGGTGTTCACCGCTGAAGGTTTCGCCGACTACCTCAAGGGCCTGACCGAGCGCTACCCGATCATCTCCATCGAAGACGGCCTGGACGAGTCCGACTGGGCTGGCTGGAAAATCCTCACCGACAAGATCGGCGAGAAAACCCAGCTGGTCGGCGACGACCTGTTCGTGACCAACACCAAGATCCTGAAAGAAGGCATCGATAAAAAGATCGCCAACTCGATCCTGATCAAGTTCAACCAGATCGGCACCCTGACCGAAACCCTGGAAGCCATCCAGATGGCCAAGGCTGCCGGTTACACCGCAGTGATCTCGCACCGTTCCGGCGAAACCGAAGATTCGACCATTGCCGACCTGGCTGTTGGTACCTCGGCTGGCCAGATCAAGACCGGTTCGCTGTGCCGTTCCGACCGTGTTTCCAAGTACAACCAACTGCTGCGTATCGAAGAGCAGTTGAACGGCAAGGCCAAGTACAACGGTCGCGCCGAGTTCCGCGGTTAA